In the genome of Halarsenatibacter silvermanii, one region contains:
- a CDS encoding TatD family hydrolase — MELFDTHAHLDFSRYSGDREEVIKRAAEAGVVHILNAGADLASSRRGLGLARDYEGITASVGVHPHEASSYDLDAARQLRDMAEGENAAAIGETGLDYHYDNSPRPDQRQAFRSQLRLARELEMPVIIHSREAESDTIDILSAEYEPSQGAVVHCYSSGAGMARELVEEGLCLGFTGLLTFGGLDWLRDIAAEVPLEQTLIETDSPYMSPEPERGGRNEPARVKHVADQLAEIHGIETERAAEITVENGRELFGLAAEDNLKSLTG; from the coding sequence ATGGAATTGTTCGATACACACGCTCATCTGGATTTTTCCCGTTACAGCGGTGACAGAGAAGAGGTAATAAAGAGAGCGGCAGAGGCCGGGGTTGTTCATATCCTCAATGCCGGGGCCGACCTGGCCTCCTCGCGCCGGGGACTCGGGCTGGCCCGCGATTATGAAGGTATAACTGCTTCTGTCGGAGTTCATCCCCACGAAGCTTCCAGCTATGATCTCGATGCCGCCCGACAGCTGCGCGATATGGCCGAGGGTGAAAATGCCGCTGCCATCGGCGAAACCGGTCTGGATTATCATTACGATAATTCCCCGCGCCCCGACCAGCGCCAGGCCTTTCGCAGTCAGCTGAGGCTGGCCCGCGAGCTGGAAATGCCGGTCATAATTCACTCGCGCGAGGCCGAAAGCGATACAATAGATATACTCTCCGCAGAGTATGAGCCATCTCAGGGAGCGGTCGTCCACTGCTATTCCAGCGGTGCCGGCATGGCCCGGGAGCTGGTCGAGGAAGGGCTCTGTCTGGGCTTTACCGGTCTTTTAACCTTCGGCGGTCTGGACTGGCTTAGAGATATCGCCGCGGAGGTGCCCCTGGAGCAGACGCTGATCGAGACCGATTCTCCCTATATGTCTCCTGAACCCGAGCGGGGCGGCCGCAACGAACCGGCCCGGGTGAAGCATGTGGCAGATCAGCTGGCTGAAATCCACGGTATTGAAACCGAAAGGGCGGCGGAGATCACCGTCGAAAATGGCCGCGAACTTTTCGGTTTGGCGGCAGAAGACAACCTGAAATCTTTAACCGGTTGA
- the buk gene encoding butyrate kinase has protein sequence MYRSLVINPGSTSTEIAVFADEKRKWHQVLEHSRGELDEFEFVSDQLDWRRELMEAELSEAGYESDDFDFIAARGGLLDSIPGGTYLIDAEMVDDLRSGKNGEHASNLAGIIAYQLAEEAGIKAYTVDPVAVDEFLPEARLSGLSELPRRCQSHALNLKGTARRCADDLDLELAEASLIGAHLGGGISIAPLPGGRIVDVNNANQGGPFSPERAGTVPALDLVEYIFQEEPDKSAIKSSLVGRGGLTAYLGTADGRRVEERIEQGEEEARLVYEAMIYQIAREIGRMSAVLAGDIDGIFITGGLAHSSYVTGKIEERIGYLGPVHVYPGSEELKNLVRGGLRVKRGEERARDYASSRLDGVRE, from the coding sequence ATGTACAGATCGCTGGTTATAAATCCGGGTTCAACATCGACCGAAATAGCTGTCTTTGCGGACGAAAAACGGAAATGGCATCAGGTGTTAGAACACAGCAGAGGGGAGCTGGATGAATTCGAGTTCGTCAGCGACCAGCTCGACTGGCGGAGAGAGCTCATGGAAGCTGAGCTGAGCGAAGCCGGCTATGAGAGCGATGATTTTGACTTTATCGCCGCCCGCGGCGGTCTGCTCGATTCCATACCCGGCGGCACCTACCTGATAGATGCAGAGATGGTCGATGATCTGCGCAGTGGCAAAAACGGAGAGCACGCCTCCAACCTGGCCGGAATTATCGCCTATCAGCTGGCCGAAGAAGCCGGCATAAAAGCCTATACCGTAGATCCGGTCGCCGTCGACGAATTCCTCCCCGAGGCCCGGCTTTCCGGATTGTCCGAGCTGCCCCGCCGCTGCCAGTCTCACGCGCTCAATCTAAAAGGTACCGCCCGCCGCTGTGCCGATGATTTAGATCTTGAGCTGGCTGAAGCCAGCCTTATCGGCGCTCATCTGGGCGGCGGTATTTCCATTGCACCCCTGCCGGGCGGCCGCATCGTCGACGTCAACAACGCCAATCAGGGCGGGCCTTTTTCGCCGGAGAGAGCCGGCACAGTGCCTGCTCTGGACCTGGTTGAATACATCTTTCAAGAAGAGCCGGACAAATCCGCGATAAAGAGCAGCCTGGTGGGCAGGGGCGGCCTGACCGCCTATCTGGGCACCGCCGATGGCCGGCGGGTTGAGGAGAGAATAGAGCAGGGAGAGGAAGAGGCGCGGCTTGTTTATGAAGCCATGATCTATCAGATAGCCCGGGAGATTGGGCGGATGTCGGCGGTTTTAGCCGGCGATATCGACGGCATTTTCATAACCGGCGGACTGGCCCATTCCTCATATGTAACCGGTAAAATCGAGGAGAGAATAGGATATCTCGGACCTGTTCATGTCTATCCCGGTTCCGAGGAGCTGAAAAATCTTGTCAGGGGAGGGCTGAGAGTAAAACGCGGCGAGGAAAGAGCGCGTGATTATGCCTCTTCCCGTCTGGATGGGGTGAGAGAATGA
- the dat gene encoding D-amino-acid transaminase, with protein sequence MYDKVYRSGEIIRRSEAAVDIEDRGFQFADGIYEVVAIWNGSPFRLEEHLQRLMRSGRELDFNMPDIGWIKEECSDYLEEINCFSGDRDSYLYIQVSRGVSPRSHAYEDGLEPEIIMYARELEPKPEEYFSRGVRAILLPDERWSRCYIKSVALLPNVMAKKKAKKAGAYESILVRDGFITEGTSSNVFIVEAGEVITPPATNYILNGITRRAVLEIAEKLGFKCSRESVSRQRLLAADEVFLTGTTTEVMPVVEIDEFEIGEGSPGEITSRLQEEYWQLCR encoded by the coding sequence TTGTACGATAAAGTTTACCGCAGTGGAGAGATCATCCGGCGCAGCGAGGCGGCTGTCGATATAGAGGACAGGGGGTTTCAGTTTGCCGATGGTATTTATGAGGTTGTGGCCATCTGGAACGGCAGCCCCTTCCGGCTGGAGGAGCACCTTCAGAGGTTGATGAGATCAGGCCGCGAACTGGATTTTAATATGCCCGATATCGGCTGGATAAAAGAAGAGTGCAGCGACTATCTGGAGGAAATAAACTGTTTTTCCGGGGATAGGGACTCCTATCTTTACATTCAGGTAAGCCGGGGTGTTTCGCCCCGCAGCCATGCTTACGAGGACGGACTCGAACCGGAGATCATTATGTATGCCCGGGAGCTCGAACCAAAACCTGAAGAATACTTTTCCCGCGGAGTCAGAGCAATTTTGCTGCCCGATGAGCGCTGGTCCCGCTGCTATATCAAATCGGTGGCTCTTCTGCCGAACGTAATGGCAAAAAAGAAGGCAAAAAAGGCCGGAGCTTACGAGTCGATCCTGGTTCGCGATGGATTCATCACCGAGGGAACATCCTCAAACGTCTTCATTGTCGAGGCTGGGGAGGTAATCACGCCTCCTGCCACTAATTATATATTGAATGGCATAACCAGGCGCGCTGTGCTGGAAATTGCCGAAAAACTCGGTTTTAAATGCAGCCGGGAAAGCGTCAGCCGGCAGAGGCTGCTGGCTGCCGATGAGGTGTTTTTGACCGGTACCACCACCGAGGTCATGCCGGTTGTCGAGATCGATGAATTTGAAATAGGAGAGGGAAGTCCTGGCGAAATAACCTCCCGGCTTCAGGAGGAATACTGGCAGCTCTGCCGCTGA
- a CDS encoding heme NO-binding domain-containing protein, producing the protein MKGTLISTWINTLSRIYGEDTVDKAKQKSSWDETLMISPMMDIEDDKARDLVETVASQKNLKSAEVWKQLGQENINSFAEWFPSYFRGRQLKSFLEMMDTVHEQLTGMIEGANPPRIIPETRDDDILRLTYRSHRGLRDYFLGLLQGSSDFFQEDIEIKEIERRSQGDEKELIVDLHFSEPFRTRRSYLLNRLLSLGFLRSLSAKTALFVFFITTLITGIALPGSELWFYPLTGVLSGAATFFVHSGLMKPQKLLHQEFAELKNLDLEETSVVETADEFEEFFSELGEIRAAIRKDILFIKGGTDDMSSFTQDFVELADEMNSVSDNISQVVDDVAHGAEEQAEETEDSAYIVDQNVSQIEDLVEAGKDSKQQLNEAVENIQDSAGRVEEVNDMIADIRKSFADVDRRGRELSEQIEEIMEIVETVSDIASQTNLLSLNASIEAARSSENSQGFTVVADEIRDLAEESRQAGERIQKNLQHFTEEVQKLTEGISAQFENLEKSDRALSEVTEANKEASNRIEDTSHQIVDIVDRLNSETQKIKEVIENLNSLAAIAEENSASAEEMSASVSDYSEKIKEMTDYIEQMEELVENFQESFAGYDI; encoded by the coding sequence ATGAAAGGAACTTTAATATCAACCTGGATCAATACACTCTCCCGTATTTATGGGGAGGATACTGTCGATAAGGCCAAACAGAAATCAAGCTGGGATGAGACCCTGATGATCTCACCGATGATGGATATAGAGGATGATAAAGCCAGAGATCTGGTCGAAACTGTGGCCTCTCAGAAGAACTTAAAATCAGCCGAGGTCTGGAAACAGCTGGGCCAGGAGAATATCAATTCTTTTGCCGAATGGTTCCCCAGTTATTTCCGGGGCAGGCAGCTGAAGAGCTTTTTGGAGATGATGGACACCGTTCACGAACAGCTGACCGGCATGATAGAAGGGGCCAACCCTCCTCGCATCATACCGGAAACAAGAGATGACGACATCCTGAGGCTGACCTACCGCTCTCACCGGGGCCTCAGAGATTACTTTCTGGGACTATTACAGGGCAGCTCCGATTTTTTTCAGGAGGATATCGAGATAAAGGAGATCGAACGCCGTTCGCAGGGCGATGAAAAAGAGCTGATCGTGGATTTACATTTTTCCGAGCCTTTCCGCACCCGCAGAAGCTACCTTCTGAATCGGCTTCTCTCGCTGGGCTTTCTGAGAAGTCTCAGCGCCAAGACCGCCCTTTTCGTCTTTTTCATAACCACACTCATAACCGGCATCGCCCTGCCGGGCTCCGAGCTCTGGTTTTATCCTCTGACAGGTGTTTTGAGCGGAGCTGCCACCTTTTTTGTCCATTCCGGGCTTATGAAGCCACAAAAGCTTCTGCACCAGGAATTCGCAGAGCTAAAAAATCTCGATCTGGAGGAGACCTCGGTGGTGGAGACCGCAGACGAATTCGAAGAATTTTTCTCGGAACTGGGCGAAATTCGCGCCGCCATCCGCAAGGATATTCTCTTTATCAAAGGCGGGACCGACGATATGTCGAGCTTCACCCAGGATTTTGTCGAGCTGGCCGATGAGATGAACAGTGTTTCTGATAATATATCCCAGGTGGTCGATGACGTGGCTCATGGCGCTGAGGAACAGGCCGAAGAAACCGAGGACTCAGCCTACATCGTCGATCAGAACGTATCCCAGATCGAGGATCTGGTCGAAGCCGGCAAAGACAGCAAACAGCAGCTGAATGAGGCTGTCGAAAATATACAGGATTCGGCCGGCAGGGTTGAGGAAGTGAACGATATGATCGCTGATATTCGCAAATCCTTCGCCGATGTGGACCGACGGGGCAGAGAGCTCTCCGAGCAGATAGAGGAGATCATGGAGATAGTCGAAACCGTATCTGACATCGCCAGCCAGACCAACCTGCTCTCGCTCAATGCCTCTATTGAGGCTGCCCGCTCCAGCGAGAACAGCCAGGGCTTTACGGTGGTCGCCGATGAAATCCGTGATCTGGCCGAGGAATCACGCCAGGCCGGTGAAAGAATCCAAAAAAATCTTCAGCATTTCACCGAGGAAGTTCAGAAGCTGACCGAGGGAATCAGTGCCCAGTTTGAAAATCTGGAAAAGAGCGACAGGGCTCTTTCCGAGGTAACCGAGGCCAATAAAGAAGCCAGCAACAGAATCGAGGACACCTCCCATCAGATAGTCGACATCGTCGACCGGCTCAACAGCGAAACTCAGAAAATCAAGGAGGTCATCGAAAACCTCAACTCACTGGCCGCCATTGCCGAAGAAAATTCGGCTTCGGCTGAGGAGATGAGCGCCAGCGTCAGCGATTATTCCGAGAAGATAAAGGAGATGACCGATTATATAGAGCAGATGGAGGAACTGGTCGAGAACTTCCAGGAAAGCTTCGCCGGCTACGACATATAA
- the thiI gene encoding tRNA uracil 4-sulfurtransferase ThiI, producing MYSTILVRYGELGLKGRNFDEFQQSLLDDIERRLGPCLDFSFDTTYGRIFIYPEGELLHIDDNIIRALKYTPGIVSFSPAIQLPADADLELLGDKGVELLPETAPEGELTFKVETNRANKKYPYDSMEISKKMGARVLREFEDSDQFDFEVDVHDPEILLEYDVRDNGIFIFTERYEGPGGLPAGTSEKALLLLSGGIDSPVAGWQVIRRGVQLTNLYFHTPPYTGERALEKVRDLTRVLARYNGPTDLYISNITGIQKQIWSNLPRSFSITLLRRMMMRIASGLAEELGAAGIVTGDSIGQVASQTLASLRTISAASELPLMRPLLTADKQDIISQARDIDTYSISIRPYEDCCTLFIPDNPITRPRLKRVKELEEDLDIDSLVTEALNSLQREQISSGKDTGQDE from the coding sequence ATGTACAGCACCATACTGGTTAGATACGGCGAGCTGGGACTTAAAGGCCGAAATTTTGATGAGTTTCAGCAGTCGCTTCTGGATGATATCGAAAGGCGGCTGGGACCCTGTCTGGATTTCAGCTTCGACACCACATACGGCCGTATTTTTATATATCCAGAGGGAGAACTGCTTCACATCGATGATAATATTATCAGAGCTTTAAAATACACCCCCGGAATAGTCAGCTTCAGCCCTGCCATCCAGCTGCCGGCAGATGCCGATCTCGAGCTTTTGGGGGATAAGGGTGTCGAACTGCTGCCTGAAACCGCCCCCGAAGGCGAGCTGACCTTCAAGGTGGAAACCAACCGGGCCAACAAGAAATACCCCTACGACAGCATGGAGATAAGCAAAAAGATGGGAGCCCGGGTGCTCCGGGAATTCGAAGACTCCGACCAGTTCGATTTCGAGGTCGATGTGCATGACCCGGAGATTCTGCTCGAATACGATGTGCGCGATAACGGCATTTTCATCTTCACCGAACGTTACGAGGGGCCCGGGGGGCTGCCGGCCGGCACCTCGGAAAAAGCTCTGCTTCTGCTCTCGGGAGGAATAGACAGTCCCGTGGCCGGCTGGCAGGTCATCAGGAGAGGAGTTCAGCTGACCAACCTCTATTTTCACACGCCCCCTTATACCGGTGAAAGGGCGCTGGAGAAAGTCAGAGACCTGACGCGGGTTTTGGCCCGCTACAACGGACCGACAGATCTTTATATCTCGAATATCACCGGGATCCAAAAACAGATCTGGTCCAATCTGCCCCGCTCTTTTTCCATCACGCTGCTCAGGCGGATGATGATGCGCATCGCCTCCGGCCTGGCCGAAGAGCTGGGAGCAGCTGGAATTGTCACCGGCGACAGCATAGGTCAGGTAGCCAGTCAGACACTGGCCAGCCTCAGGACTATCTCGGCTGCTTCAGAGCTGCCGCTGATGCGGCCGCTTTTGACAGCCGACAAACAGGATATCATCTCTCAGGCTCGCGACATCGACACATATTCGATTTCGATAAGACCTTACGAGGACTGCTGCACCCTCTTCATACCCGACAACCCCATCACCCGCCCCCGATTAAAACGGGTAAAAGAGCTGGAAGAGGATCTCGATATAGATTCTCTGGTGACAGAAGCGCTGAATTCTCTGCAGCGCGAGCAAATCAGCTCCGGAAAGGACACAGGACAGGATGAATAA
- the murB gene encoding UDP-N-acetylmuramate dehydrogenase, translating into MNKQNRYRRLISSFAEVRRISISEDEPMKRHTSLRIGGPADLFIVPRRREAALEVFKKLESADIPWSVTGAGSNLLVADRGIRGAAVKLSDLDRVEIEGSSIKAEAGILLGRLAEISARSALSGLEFASGIPGTLGGAIFMNAGAYGGQMQDVLKEVEVFSPQDKRSYRLKKEELELSYRSSRLQQEGCIAVSAVLELSRGEKEQILERMAELEYKRWLKQPMDCPSAGSTFKRPEDDYAGRLIEAAGFKGSRVGNAMVSQKHAGFIVNLIEKGGAEAAEVIELMRRVQRGVEEEFDITLEPEPRPLGDFPPDELTPPFPNGTAV; encoded by the coding sequence ATGAATAAACAGAATCGATACCGGCGGCTTATCTCTTCTTTTGCCGAAGTCAGACGAATTTCGATCAGCGAAGATGAACCCATGAAAAGACATACCAGTCTGCGCATCGGAGGGCCGGCCGATCTATTCATTGTCCCCCGCCGGCGCGAAGCCGCCCTGGAGGTCTTCAAAAAACTTGAATCAGCTGATATTCCCTGGTCGGTGACAGGAGCCGGCAGCAATCTGCTGGTGGCTGATAGAGGTATAAGGGGAGCGGCAGTGAAACTTTCCGATCTCGATCGGGTTGAGATCGAGGGCAGCTCGATAAAGGCTGAGGCCGGGATTTTGCTGGGTCGACTGGCCGAAATTTCCGCCCGGTCCGCCCTTTCTGGACTCGAGTTCGCCAGCGGTATACCCGGTACTCTGGGCGGAGCAATTTTTATGAACGCCGGAGCTTACGGAGGCCAGATGCAGGATGTCTTAAAAGAGGTAGAAGTTTTTTCGCCGCAGGATAAGCGATCCTACCGGCTGAAAAAAGAAGAGCTCGAGCTTTCTTACCGCAGCAGCCGGCTGCAGCAGGAAGGCTGTATAGCGGTTTCGGCCGTGCTCGAGTTAAGCCGGGGCGAAAAAGAACAGATTCTGGAGAGAATGGCCGAGCTCGAATACAAACGCTGGCTCAAGCAGCCGATGGACTGTCCCAGCGCCGGCAGCACCTTCAAGCGACCGGAAGATGATTACGCCGGACGCCTGATAGAAGCAGCCGGTTTTAAAGGCAGTCGTGTCGGCAACGCTATGGTTTCCCAAAAACACGCCGGCTTTATAGTGAATCTCATAGAAAAAGGCGGCGCAGAGGCCGCCGAGGTGATCGAACTGATGCGCAGGGTGCAGAGAGGAGTCGAGGAGGAGTTCGACATCACTCTGGAACCCGAACCCCGTCCTCTTGGTGATTTTCCCCCGGATGAGTTAACGCCACCTTTTCCGAACGGGACAGCTGTTTGA
- a CDS encoding ferritin-like domain-containing protein, whose protein sequence is MIEGSFSFNEVLEMAKDIEEKGENFYQNQAELTDNSEAEKLFLRLAADENDHYRRFQKLQEDFQQETGREDEYVTDSDVSAYLEALVEFSVFPADEEEKVEARDLEEVLGMAIQAEKDSILLYTEMKEDNTGTTAEALDKLIEEEKEHLVDLLRLDAEI, encoded by the coding sequence ATGATAGAAGGAAGTTTCAGTTTCAACGAAGTTCTTGAGATGGCCAAAGATATCGAAGAGAAGGGCGAGAATTTTTATCAGAACCAGGCTGAACTGACCGATAACAGCGAGGCTGAAAAACTTTTCCTGCGTCTGGCTGCTGACGAAAACGATCATTACCGGCGCTTTCAAAAGCTGCAGGAAGATTTCCAGCAGGAAACCGGCCGCGAGGACGAGTACGTGACTGACAGCGATGTCAGCGCCTATCTGGAAGCTCTGGTCGAATTCTCGGTCTTTCCGGCCGACGAAGAAGAAAAAGTCGAGGCCCGGGATCTCGAAGAGGTCCTCGGTATGGCAATTCAGGCCGAAAAAGACTCTATATTGCTTTACACCGAGATGAAGGAGGATAATACCGGCACGACAGCCGAAGCTCTGGATAAATTGATAGAAGAAGAAAAAGAACATCTTGTAGATCTGCTCAGGCTCGATGCCGAAATATGA
- a CDS encoding GIY-YIG nuclease family protein, producing the protein MMSHYAYMLLCSDDTIYTGYTTDLKRRVREHNAGEGAAYTRGRTPVVLIYWEEFDTRSGAQKREYALKQLSRSEKVALTHPGENHQEDGVRVPE; encoded by the coding sequence ATGATGTCTCATTACGCTTACATGCTGCTTTGCAGCGATGACACTATCTACACGGGCTATACGACCGATTTAAAGCGCCGGGTAAGAGAGCATAATGCCGGTGAAGGAGCTGCTTATACCCGGGGCCGAACTCCGGTTGTCCTCATTTACTGGGAGGAGTTTGATACCCGTTCCGGGGCTCAAAAGCGGGAATATGCCCTCAAACAGCTGTCCCGTTCGGAAAAGGTGGCGTTAACTCATCCGGGGGAAAATCACCAAGAGGACGGGGTTCGGGTTCCAGAGTGA
- a CDS encoding DUF2905 domain-containing protein, producing the protein MSDPSTFGRLLVFIGAAVMVMGFLLLILGTGPGFLGRLGRLPGDIRIEGDNYSIYIPITTMVLVSLILSLAMRVISRFF; encoded by the coding sequence ATGTCCGATCCATCAACTTTCGGCAGACTTTTGGTCTTTATAGGAGCAGCTGTTATGGTCATGGGATTTTTGCTGCTCATTTTGGGAACCGGTCCCGGATTTTTGGGTCGGCTGGGCCGGCTTCCCGGAGATATTCGTATCGAAGGGGATAATTATTCGATTTATATTCCGATAACGACCATGGTTCTTGTAAGTCTGATTCTCAGTCTGGCGATGAGAGTTATCAGCAGATTCTTCTAG
- a CDS encoding cysteine desulfurase family protein, which translates to MDDGKEIYLDNSATTPCLPAAARAVKKALRQNYGNPSSLHGRGVEASKLLKSCRQEAADFLAASPQQIFFTSGGTEANNLAIMGTAGRQKHQGKHILTTEIEHPSVYQPIKYLEENRGFEVTRLKPDERGFISAERVQESLRSDTILLSAMQVNNETGARQPLAEIGNIIGGSELPLFHVDAVQAPGNVGTRPAAWQADLVSYSGHKFQGPKGTGFLYTKDPNLIEPQLRGGGQEKNMRSGTENMPGLAGLEVALRELPGLSPGESSSRLEDLRAYFLEKLEERMSRAVLNSPREDCAPHLINFSLPGIKGEVIINALSRRNIYISTGSACHSQKGRLSRVLQAMEIEGPRLEGALRVSLSPSTTRKELDEFFAACAEESQLLF; encoded by the coding sequence GTGGACGATGGGAAAGAAATATATCTTGATAACAGCGCCACCACTCCCTGCCTGCCCGCTGCAGCCAGGGCTGTAAAAAAGGCTCTTAGACAAAATTACGGCAACCCTTCCTCGCTGCACGGCCGGGGAGTTGAGGCCAGCAAATTGCTTAAAAGCTGCCGGCAGGAAGCGGCTGATTTTCTGGCCGCCTCCCCGCAGCAAATTTTTTTCACCTCCGGCGGTACCGAGGCCAACAACCTGGCCATTATGGGAACGGCCGGCCGTCAAAAACATCAGGGCAAACATATTCTGACAACGGAGATAGAACACCCTTCAGTTTACCAGCCGATAAAATATCTGGAAGAAAATAGGGGCTTCGAGGTGACGCGACTCAAACCGGACGAGCGCGGCTTTATATCGGCGGAACGGGTGCAGGAAAGCCTGCGCTCTGACACCATCTTGCTCAGCGCGATGCAGGTTAATAATGAAACAGGAGCCCGTCAGCCTCTCGCGGAAATCGGTAATATTATCGGCGGCAGCGAGCTGCCGCTTTTTCATGTCGACGCTGTTCAGGCTCCGGGCAACGTGGGCACCCGGCCGGCCGCCTGGCAGGCCGATCTGGTCAGCTACAGCGGCCATAAATTCCAGGGGCCGAAGGGCACCGGATTTCTGTATACCAAAGATCCCAATCTGATAGAACCGCAGCTGCGGGGCGGCGGTCAGGAGAAAAATATGCGCAGCGGGACTGAAAATATGCCGGGCCTGGCCGGGCTCGAGGTCGCTCTCAGGGAACTGCCCGGCCTCTCCCCCGGCGAATCCAGCAGCCGGCTCGAAGATCTGCGGGCTTATTTTCTTGAGAAGCTGGAAGAACGAATGTCCCGGGCGGTGCTCAACAGCCCCCGGGAGGACTGCGCCCCCCATCTGATAAATTTTTCTCTGCCCGGCATCAAGGGTGAGGTCATTATAAATGCTTTGAGTCGGCGAAATATCTATATTTCCACCGGCTCCGCCTGCCATTCTCAGAAAGGCAGACTGAGCCGGGTTTTGCAGGCTATGGAGATAGAAGGGCCCAGGCTGGAAGGAGCTTTACGGGTCAGCCTCTCACCCTCTACCACCAGAAAAGAACTGGATGAATTTTTTGCAGCCTGTGCCGAAGAAAGCCAGCTTCTCTTTTGA